tccgTCAGTATAGATAAAAAGAAGAATCACAATAAATGCCATTTTGTGTGCTGCTATCTGTCATTTGTGACTTTTCGCTCTTTTACAGGTCATGGGGATATCTTTAGCTGCTGTCAGAATGATAACCTGCGCGGTCTGCCAGTATCCTTCTTTATGATTCATATCCTTGGCGGGATGGTGCTCTTCATGACCGATGGTATTGTGGTGAGTGAGGGGTGCAGATAAATAATATGATGTACATCTCAGGGACTCTGTCCCACATAACATTTTATGAATGCATACAAAAGCTGCTTctcataaaacacagaaagtagAGCATATGAAGGAATATGCTTTGTCCTTACAGGGTGCTTATGCCGGCTTTGTGTACACCTACGGCACGTCACCACCGATCTCACTGCCTCATAAGACAGCAGGTTACCTGGCCAGTATCTTTTGGGCAGCAATCACTGCTGGACGTCTGTTATCCATTCCTCTCTCGTACCGTTTCCAGCCTGTGAGACTGCTCATGTTCAACATAGTAAGGCCCTCACATTATAGCAGAGACATATACAATGAAATCTAAAGGTCAAACACTCCACACCACTACAATAATAacactctctcttctttgttttttacaggCCGGTGCTATTGTTACTGTGCTGATGCTGCTTATTTTCTACACCAGCAGCATCTTTCTGTTTGTCGGGACTTGTTTGTGTGGGCTTTTCCTCAGCAGCATATTCCCCAATATGCTTGCCTACACTGAAGACATCCTGGATTATCAGGgtatgatgaagtgtttatagTACAATAGTAATCACCATAATAATAACACAGCAATGGAGTCAAAAGCaagcaaaagaaataaaccgtgtattttttttttgtgcaggaTGTGCAACATCAGTCCTCGTGACAAGTGCAGGGATGGGAGAGATGGTAATGCAGGTTGTGGTTGGCTCAGTAAGTCCGATGAGGATCTTCATTATTATAGAAAACGAGTGTGCAGAAGTATAGAAAAAAGCTTATGATTGCTAAAGGGAGCCCAGTGGAGATTTAGATTCATgtacagcattttaatgttgctaTCTCATCCCCCAGATTATCCAGACTGAAGGCAGCTACAGCTTCCTGCTGTGCGGAATGATAATCGCCTGCATCGGTTTTATCCTCTTTATTGGTCTCCTGCTGTTCCATCGAATGCACAGAAATTACCTCACAGGTAGTGCATCAACCAGCACCCTTATACACTGCTGCTGATGGTGGTTTGTTTTCAGACATGTCACACTAATCATACCCTCCCACTCCAACTCCTTCTGCATTCCCAACAGGAACGACGAAAAAGTCAGCCATGGTGGAAGAACCGGCTACAGAGCAGAATGGATCCGCCAAAACAGAACCGAAAGAGGGGACCGCGTGCAGCTGAAAGGGGGCAGCGGCTGTGTTTTGTCCTTCACTGACTACTGTAGGATGATAGATTACAACAATCTATCATCACAGACTGCAAATGTTTTACCAAAGCCtaacaacaaaacattgtgCAGATTTTATTGTGTCGGAAATTGCATTGTACACAAGTAAATAGTGTGCTACTGTTAGAGGTTATAGTTTAAACTCCtagattgtttttctgttttataaatcATAGGCAGTGTTCATCAAATTGTAGATTGGTGCCTGTTTTATATTGTATCAGGGTTTGACAATTACAATACAAGGAATATGATTATGAATACATGTGTGAATTGTaatcttttgttttgataatgtttcatgtgtttttgcatATCTTGTAAGCATGTGTACATGGaaatatacatactgtataatatgtGTATTAAAGCAATTGTACTTTATGTGAACATAATGTAGTTTTGATTGATACAAAGACAATTCTTACCCCGCATTTTAGAATCAGCAGCAAGCAAAAGAATGTATACATTCAACAACACACCTGCAGTAACtaagatgtttattttctttgctttcaaaTGAACTACTCAAGGCGTGACCCTCAGGTTTTACATGGTTAGTTAACCAGTGAATCTATAACTTGAGCTTTAAGACCAGTTGCAACAGGAACAGGAGCTGTCAAAGACCAGACCACTGGCACAGTGCTCAAAGTAGGTCTTGCCACTGGCACAGTTGTAGAACTGGTTCTTGTCTTTCGGGTTGGGGTACATGCCGTTGGCCTTTCCCGCGCAGAATCCGCTGTCCATGCCACTGGTGCCAGAGTCCCCACCAGAGGAGCTGCCACCAGAGGAGCTGCCACCACCGGAGCTTCCACCACCGGAGCTTCCTCCAGAGCTGCTTCCAGTAGTTGTGCTCATTCCAACGATTGGGGGAAGAGGAGTGGCGGGTGGTGCACATGCTAGAAAAACACCACAAATTGATatcattgttatttttctgaTGACTCTAGATTTCATATTGTTCATCACTGATATTAAAAGTCTTACATGCTTGCTCCAGATTAAGGCCCTTTTTGAGAACATTAATCAGTGGGTATTTTCCCTGGTTACAGAAAGTGCCCATGTAGTCATCCATGTCAAGGGTCCACACCATGGCGCCTCCAAAGTTACTCTTAGTCAGCCACTCAACCTAAAGACAGCCGGACGGGGAGTAGCACAAAGCATTTTGAGGTCAGAAAAAACATATGTAGCAAATTCATAAAAGGACTTTGGCACATTGTTTTCTGATCACCGCAGCAGGAAcccacatacacaaaaacagggatcaaacacaaaaaaatctattacAGTTGCTCCTGTCGTATTCTGTTGTAGCACAAAGGGAGAGCTTTCACAttttataatacataatacacagGACGTCTTGACAGGTTATAGAGATTGGGAAATATTTTTAGCTCAGAGGTAGTTCTGCCCATCAAATGGTAAAACAAGTATTCTGTGCAGTTCTGTTACCTTGAGCTGGAAGCTCTTGACGTTGTCATAGCCCACCCACTGGTTTCCCTTGTAGGCGTATGGCACATCCTGGGCCTGGTTCCAAACCTCAGTTGCTCCATCTTTCAAAAAGCCGCAGATCTGTAATTTTACAAAGCTATGCATTAATGACAGCCTAGGAACTTGTGCACTTCTTCATCTGGAGTCTGCAAGACTATGATAAACCAACCTGCATACAGAATATTAACTAACTCTGAACCACCATCAACATTCAagcttattatttattactttgcAATAATAAAAGTGTACCTCAAAGTAAGCAAGTTCTCCAGCCTCTTGTGTGTATTTTCCTGGAGTTCCAGCACCAGCAATAGGCGCTCCAACACCATGATCAGCAGGGTTCCTAAGAGTGAATGTGTTGCCATATGTAGGGAAACCAACAATCAGCTTCTCAGCTGGGGCTCCCTGGCTCTTCCAGTAGTTCATGGCATAGTCCTGGATCAAAGACGTTGGAAATATACATGGAACTGGAAAGATATGGCTTTTGTGGATGCTTTAATACAGTTGAAGATAAAGTATGTAATGCAATCTTACAGAGAAACTTAAATTAGAACTTTTCTTGAGGATGTTCAAATACCCACCACATTGAAATAGATGAAGCCACCGTGGTCCTCTGGGCCTTTGAACAGGGGACTGCACTCACCAGTCATGGGGTCCCAAGAGCCATGGAAGTCATATGTCATGACATTGATCATATCCAGGGACCTGGGTGTGAAAAACAAGAAGTAAATAAGTTAAAGGAGTGAGATTCAGAATTGTTCTGTTCAACTGTGACCCATTATGTCACTGTGGATAAGACTTGACACAAGATACACAACAGATATTGCTTCAAATGCTTACTGGCCAAGTTTGGGAATCTGATAAGCAGAATCAATGGTGTCCTttccagcagacacagcagcagacatcagaAGACGAGCCTTGTTGCTCTGCTTGGCCTCATTCTCAAAAGCAGCTCTCATCTCCTGTTGAATGTCAACAGATATCAAATATTTAGTATCAAACTGAATTCCTGGATTCATAAACTATGATTTGTAACATGGTCAGATTGTgagttgttttgatttttatgtaTCTTTTATTCCACAAAGCACAGTGGAAACCCCAACCCCACAGGGATTTACTGTGGCCCCAGACGTTTGAGGCAAGCCTGGACGGTTATATCTGCTCATCAGGCTAAGAAAtgatttaaactgtaaaaactgaGCAACAGCTAGGACAGACAAACCTCCAGGAAAACAGAGTAGTACTGCTTGTCCTGGTAAGAGCCTCCTCTGTTGGCTGGATACTCCCAGTCAATGTCAAGCCCATCAAATTCATACTTCCTCAAGAATGAAATGACTGAATTGATGAAGGTCTGGCGGTTGGCAGAGCTCAACACCATCTGTGAAAACCTAATGTggggaaaagaaataaatacaataataatgtaaaacagaacatttcaatTGTTAAGAGTGCCTAGTTTGCAGGTATCTGTAGATTATCTCACCCTGTCGAGCCAAAGTTCCATCCTCCAACAGACAGAAGAGTCTTCAGGTTGCCATTCCTGCCAAGGAATCcaacaaataacaaatgaaaacactccTGCTTCTCCAATTGTGCTTTATTAGTGACATTTAATTGTTCTTTAATGGGGTTATTAGCTTCTGAAACATCTTTCAGTGACTCACTTGTTCTTCAGGGCGTTGAACTGACCGTAAAGCTCCACATCATTCCACTCATAGGTGGCCAGTTGGTTGTTCTTTATGGTGGCGAAGGCGTACAGAAGATGGGTACACAGACATGGGTCAATGTCATTGGGCATATAAATGGTTGGAGGTGGTCTGTACTGTGCCCAGTTTGTGAAGTAGCATGACAGTATGAAGGACGAgcctttgatttaaaaagaaatctattaTTTACAGACCAAACACATGATGCAACgcaaagaaaagaggaaagacatGCACACAATCTTCTATATTCAGTTTTTCTTACCAAGCTGTGCATGCAGCAGCAGGGCCAGAGCTGTACAAATTAAAAGTCACACAGTTATTTTTGAGCAAGAAGTAATGTACAGGGAAAAAGTTCTCAAAACTGCCCcctggaaatgaatgaaatatacTATACATTCAAATCCTGGAAATAGCAATTACCAGGAGACCATCTGCTGCACATAGCAGAGCaaatttttttcaaaatacagCAGCGTGAACTTACCCGTCACAAACAGTACTTTCCCCATGGCTACCGTGTACAAGGAAGGTCATCTGGCAGGTACACTCACTTTTATACGCACCGTGTTTGCTCAGacttaataaaaacaagacatcagccaaaaaaaaggtgtttattTGCAAAAGATTGTTTCATAGGAGATTATCAAATGTCACTTAAGGAGTAATATTTGATTGCTTATCATAGTGCTCCACAGGCGCGCTTTCTCCTTGTGTGAAGGTCTCATTTATCCAAACTAAGCATAATCCAAAGCAAATACAATGCAGAAAAAATATGCATGAGGCCAAAGGCACTTTCAAGAGTTTGTcacaaatgtttatattttattaatgatgCCTGACCAACCAGAATTATAATTTGTGAGCTTatatgaaaagaacaaaatgtgcatgtttaaaTCCACATAGCAAAACAAGAGGATTGAATTAACTGCATGAACCTATGATATCTTTATTAAATATGCCTTTCATGTCATGCAGTAAATTTACTGTCTCTGTTCAGTATTGACATAAGACATTAGAAGTCAGCACACATAAACAATGGGCCAAATTGCCTTTGATAAACCGTCTAGACTTCAGATATGTGATGTGATAAACATGTTTGACAACTCTAATCATGCAGAAAAGAGGATCGTGATATGTCATGAGGGGGGCATTtgcattcaaattaaaagcattcGCACAGTAAATGGAAAACTTATCTAATCACATAGCTTCCATTACAATGTTGCCTTCTTTATCTTTAACAGTTCATGtaatatttaaagaaagattATGCTGGTGTCAGCAGAGAACGGCTTGGCTGAGCCAAAGCCTAGAAGCAGAAGTAAATCCACTGcttttgcaaaaacaaacttttcatgGCGTTGAAATTAGAATAGATGTATAACAAATGTCAAGGGAATTGAAAGTGGgatgttaaagttaaaagtgaaaacaatgtCCTTTTTTATCATGTCAGAAAAGTTAATTTAAGAGACAAATCAATGACTAATCATGTCATATATGAATTTATATTATACatctgttaaaaacaaaagctgtgaCCTCATCTAATAGTAGCCTGAATAttcacaaacataaaataagcttcataataaaaagtacaagCTGTTCTGTCGTGTTTTTATGCCTCAGTTATATAGATAAAACTTTATTAGGTTAAACAGTAGTTAGTTATAAAGGTATTAGATAGTTAATGAAATAGTCATAAAGGAagtttttaaacacaaatttgTGTCTCCATGTGTTGTAACCTTTGTCCTGCGTAATTCCTCACCACCAGTGTTTGTCACCAGCCTGgttctgtttcttcctctgtagCTTGACCTTAAAGGAGACATAACATCATTCCAGAATATGCTGTTAGTGTAAACGATTACAAATCaagaaatatactgtaaagTTCAggctaataataatagtattaaaaataataataatagtaataaaaaatgacactttAAGATGCGGAACAGAAAGTGTTCATGAACTATGTTATGATCTCTTTGACACAATAAACTCTTGCACAACCAATTCATTGTTAAAATGACTTACCTTGTTAAAATTGCTATATTTACATGATTATGTAACTGTAAGCATTTACAGTCTTTATTGGATGTTCTTATAGATAATATAAAAGCTGGTTCTGAAAAAGTAAACAATAAAGCTCAAgatgacataaaataaacaacatgaaTTGTAACATGATCAAAAATACTGCCTGAACTACACctcagaaaacaacaaactgtgaaTATGATATGCACATGAAGCTCATGGAAAGAAATCTGAACGCATAATCTTTTATGATAATACACGGCATCGGTTACATCATTATCAAGccattaaaaatgtacagtaGCGCAAAATGGCAAAGAATCAAATTAGATGAACGAAGAAAGCCCGAGGAGACACTCAGACAAATGCAATGGACGTGAGGCAATGGGGCAAAAGATAATATTGTTTGTCCCTCAGCAAATAGTATCTCCAAACAAGATTTTTAGAAAGTGTGATTAGGCCGTGCTACATACTgcataaaaaggagaaaatgatcGATTTCAGGAGGCTGCTGTTGTATTAAACATGTTATGTCCTTCTGACAGTCTGATCTTTACTGCCACCtactgttaaattaaataaactggCCTTAGATGAGTTCTCATGGTACAGAAACCTCAGCAGAGGAACTACGTGCATGTGAAATATAAATTGCGAAACCTGATTGACCTAATCTGTTTACACAATCTTAAAACGTCTGACAAATAAGAGGAACCTCTAGTTCCTTCAAGTTGTTCTTCCCAGTCCGACCATGAGGGTATCGCTTGGATTCCTTTATGGtaaaagcagctttttaaatatactttaacTGTGTATTGGCAGAGTAACTTGGAAAGaattattaacttttttttgtattttgcagcTCCAGTCTTCTGCCTCCTCTGGATTACAAAGCATGCAGTGGACTCAGTTCAGCTCTCGGCTCCAGAGAGGGTAACAGGAGCATATGGAGGATCTGTGACAGTCTCTTGTCAGTACGACCTTCAGTTCAGAGAACACACAAAGTACTGGTGCAAAGGAAAGACATATGAGTTGTGTAATATAGTGGTAAAAACACCCAAGAACCGAGGCAGTAAAAGAAGCTTCATCGCAGACGATAAGGAGACAGGAGTCTTCACTGTAAATATGACTGATCTCAGGAAAGAAGATGATGGTATGTACTGGTGTGTCATCGCCAGAAAAGGAAGGAACATCTACACTGGTGTCAGGCTCCACGTCTCCGACACAGGTACACTTCAGATAGGTTACCACTTCATCATATGTAATACAATGCTACTGCAGCTGCAGATTTATTAATGACCCAGATATATAAAAGCACTTATAACAACTAATTGTCCTTGTATGGCGAGAAATATTAGTCATATCATTTCTAGGTGACAGGGATTGATCAGTCAGTGTGCCATTTGTTGATTCTTAATGCagaaatgttcatgttcacagtGATAACAACCACCACACCCACACCAACCACTTCACCACCAGTGACACGGCATGAAATATGGTGAGGGTATACTGTAATTTCCGTTTTATTGTTAACGACATATGATCAATTACAGTCAAAGTAAGTCATtctaatgtctgttttttgtctgtttaactAGTTGGTGGGTGGCTCTACGTTGGATcctctttattttaatgttgtcttGTTTGGTAGCAACACACATCGTTGTGTGGAGAATAGACTGtaaggaaacaaaacagacagatgctAGTGTCAACTTAAACATTTATAACTGAGTTTGGCgaaagtttaatttataaataaGGTCATACCGGGGATGCAAAATCAATCTTCCACTGGACTCTAGCAGTGTGtgaattaaactgaaaaataaaccGAGTGAAAAAAAGTGGCTTtcagactctttttttctccatatttaaatgattaaaacctCATTAATTTCAGTGCCAAGGCCTAAGATAACTTAAGGTCCAACTTTTGAATATCAAATCAGCTTAAAATTAGCACCTCTGGGGAATGGAGGCTCTTgcctttcatttgatttatttgcagATCTTACATGGACGGTCACAGACGACGTATTGGTTTTGCATTTAACCACTGGTTTCTAGGGAGGTTTATGAGAGCGGTCAGTGTTGTACTCCAAGGATCTACGCAGAATACAAATCCCTTTATGGATAAATAAAGGCAAAAGAATAAAACGTGGATTAAAGAATGAACGATGGTGATATGCTGCATGTTAGGAGGCTTTACAGAGATATATTGATGTACAAGTGCTGACTCGCTTCCATATAAAGTCATATGGGACACCTACAGTTGAATTTGTGCAAACCGGTGACTTCCATTTACAATcgaattatatttatataaattatatactaaattatattcatattccccagaaaatgttttatattatattctccAAAAGACGCTGTGGTGATTTGTGATCCTTGTCAAGCAGATTTCATTACCCTGCCGATTGTAGCTGCAAGAAGTTGGACAATTGTGTCTGCCGGTCTTTCCTTGGAGAGAACAGCacattttaacagtttattaGCCAAATCTTTACAGTCTAATGCAATAACCCTGTATTAAATCTTATGAAGCATGTGATGTTCAGTTtatgtgtgtcagagagatAGAGGTACTAAAGTATTTAATGTTGTATTGGATTGAATTATAGGTTGTTTTTGATATTCTCCCACCCTCTTGTATTTACATGCAGTTGGACAAAACCCTCAAggtgtttttcacagcagaaatgttgacttgtcagaggaggaaaagctccacaaacacagacgATGGTTCTGATTCTTTCAGTAAGTCCCTGTAAGCCATGGCTGCATGACAATGAGTCAGCATGCACAATCTGAGGTTCCTAAAAAAGCAACTAAATGTTACCtaacagcaagaaggttcctagTTTgctactccagcttcctcccacagtccaaagacatgcacttaatagttGCTGACTCTAAATTTCCCTGCAGgggtgaatgtgagcgtgaatgtttgtttgtctctatgtgctctgtgatgagctggcgacttgtccagggtgtgccCCGCCTCTcgtccaaagtcagctgggataggctccagcgtccaccgtgaccctgatgaggataagtggctGTGCTGTGCATTTCCCTACTGTTACATGCAAAAATATCCTCCATGAAAAGGCAGATAGCAGAGCATCAGTGTCAAAACATAC
The sequence above is drawn from the Larimichthys crocea isolate SSNF chromosome XV, L_crocea_2.0, whole genome shotgun sequence genome and encodes:
- the mfsd4ab gene encoding major facilitator superfamily domain-containing protein 4B isoform X2, encoding MHHFRNMLRNSPIVEHNITQSNLPHEGEEEESNVHYAFWIMALINLPVPIAVLFLMYKEQLIPCCPSSTPPLLDKDELAMESQQGAEGADVEQKEHEAGGHGDIFSCCQNDNLRGLPVSFFMIHILGGMVLFMTDGIVGAYAGFVYTYGTSPPISLPHKTAGYLASIFWAAITAGRLLSIPLSYRFQPVRLLMFNIAGAIVTVLMLLIFYTSSIFLFVGTCLCGLFLSSIFPNMLAYTEDILDYQGCATSVLVTSAGMGEMVMQVVVGSIIQTEGSYSFLLCGMIIACIGFILFIGLLLFHRMHRNYLTGTTKKSAMVEEPATEQNGSAKTEPKEGTACS
- the LOC104924680 gene encoding CMRF35-like molecule 3, which translates into the protein MRVSLGFLYAPVFCLLWITKHAVDSVQLSAPERVTGAYGGSVTVSCQYDLQFREHTKYWCKGKTYELCNIVVKTPKNRGSKRSFIADDKETGVFTVNMTDLRKEDDGMYWCVIARKGRNIYTGVRLHVSDTVITTTTPTPTTSPPVTRHEICWWVALRWILFILMLSCLVATHIVVWRIDCKETKQTDASVNLNIYN
- the LOC104924681 gene encoding acidic mammalian chitinase, whose product is MGKVLFVTALALLLHAQLGSSFILSCYFTNWAQYRPPPTIYMPNDIDPCLCTHLLYAFATIKNNQLATYEWNDVELYGQFNALKNKNGNLKTLLSVGGWNFGSTGFSQMVLSSANRQTFINSVISFLRKYEFDGLDIDWEYPANRGGSYQDKQYYSVFLEEMRAAFENEAKQSNKARLLMSAAVSAGKDTIDSAYQIPKLGQSLDMINVMTYDFHGSWDPMTGECSPLFKGPEDHGGFIYFNVDYAMNYWKSQGAPAEKLIVGFPTYGNTFTLRNPADHGVGAPIAGAGTPGKYTQEAGELAYFEICGFLKDGATEVWNQAQDVPYAYKGNQWVGYDNVKSFQLKVEWLTKSNFGGAMVWTLDMDDYMGTFCNQGKYPLINVLKKGLNLEQASCAPPATPLPPIVGMSTTTGSSSGGSSGGGSSGGGSSSGGSSSGGDSGTSGMDSGFCAGKANGMYPNPKDKNQFYNCASGKTYFEHCASGLVFDSSCSCCNWS